One window of Catonella massiliensis genomic DNA carries:
- a CDS encoding PSP1 domain-containing protein, whose product MVTVIGVRFKRAGKIYFFDPENLDIKAGMHVIVETARGIEYGLVALGRKEIEEDKIVQPLKEVIRIATPEDEEIDRKNKDKEKEAFDICLEKIKKHELAMKLIACEYTFDNNKVMFYFTADGRIDFRELVKDLAYVFKTRIELRQIGVRDEAKMKGGIGICGRPLCCSTFLSEFIPVSIKMAKDQNFSLNPSKISGVCGRLMCCLKNEEAAYEYLNSTLPDVGDIVTTAEGIKGEVSSVSALKQLVKLIVENENGDKEIREYKASELTFKPKKRKRDKEVESSEIKALEALERAESKTRLD is encoded by the coding sequence ATGGTTACAGTAATAGGAGTTAGATTTAAAAGGGCAGGAAAGATATACTTTTTTGACCCTGAAAATCTTGATATAAAGGCAGGAATGCATGTAATTGTTGAGACTGCAAGAGGCATAGAATACGGACTTGTTGCTCTTGGAAGAAAAGAGATAGAGGAGGACAAAATAGTTCAGCCTCTTAAGGAAGTAATCAGAATAGCTACGCCTGAAGATGAAGAGATAGACAGAAAAAACAAGGATAAAGAGAAGGAAGCCTTTGATATCTGCCTTGAAAAGATAAAAAAACATGAGCTTGCAATGAAGCTAATAGCCTGCGAATATACCTTTGATAATAACAAAGTTATGTTTTATTTTACTGCTGATGGAAGAATAGACTTCAGAGAGCTGGTAAAGGACCTGGCATATGTATTTAAGACCAGGATAGAGCTTAGACAGATTGGTGTAAGAGATGAAGCCAAGATGAAGGGTGGAATAGGTATATGTGGCAGACCTCTTTGCTGCAGTACCTTCCTATCTGAGTTCATACCTGTATCTATAAAGATGGCAAAGGACCAGAACTTCTCACTCAATCCAAGCAAAATATCAGGAGTCTGTGGAAGGCTTATGTGCTGTCTTAAAAATGAAGAAGCAGCCTATGAATATCTTAACTCCACTCTTCCTGATGTAGGAGACATTGTGACTACTGCGGAAGGAATTAAGGGTGAGGTTAGCTCCGTAAGTGCGCTTAAGCAGCTTGTGAAGCTTATAGTTGAAAATGAAAACGGAGACAAGGAAATAAGAGAATATAAGGCTAGCGAGCTTACATTTAAGCCTAAAAAGAGAAAACGTGACAAAGAAGTCGAATCCTCTGAGATAAAGGCTCTTGAAGCACTGGAAAGGGCTGAAAGTAAGACACGTTTGGACTAA
- a CDS encoding YaaR family protein — protein sequence MDIKINPLTLPKAPEVEKTVKQDDGQFKFTLIKNIEDNSLAERLNAVMSSITMEGKKLKKHMDIRDMKHYRGLIKEFLNEVLSRSHEFSRENYLDRRGRHRVYGIIRVIDKELDELAEELVKDEKDAISILGKIDEIQGLLLDIFT from the coding sequence ATGGATATAAAGATTAATCCCCTTACCCTGCCTAAGGCTCCCGAGGTGGAAAAAACAGTCAAACAGGATGACGGACAATTTAAGTTCACTCTTATAAAGAATATAGAAGATAATTCTTTGGCAGAGAGATTAAATGCTGTAATGAGCTCTATCACCATGGAGGGTAAAAAGCTAAAAAAACACATGGATATAAGGGACATGAAGCATTATAGAGGGCTTATCAAAGAATTCTTAAATGAAGTCCTCTCAAGAAGCCATGAATTTTCAAGGGAGAATTACCTTGACAGACGTGGAAGACACAGAGTATATGGTATAATAAGGGTAATAGACAAAGAGCTTGATGAACTTGCGGAGGAACTTGTAAAAGATGAAAAGGATGCAATAAGCATACTTGGAAAGATTGACGAAATTCAGGGACTTTTGCTTGACATCTTTACCTAG
- a CDS encoding aminotransferase class I/II-fold pyridoxal phosphate-dependent enzyme, with protein MSIYNELKNHSGSDFYPFHMPGHKRNTKLIKRYGLWDECLTPYDIDITEIDNFDNLHNPEGIIKEAERLASGLYGARESIYSVNGSTGAILAVLGLIHRGEAVLMARNCHKSVYHGIELYGLVPYYLEGETDSLGIYQSISPKEVEEALRTSAFRLEDLDKEGNAENPNNSGIKLVVITSPTYEGVVSDIADIADICHRYGAFLLVDEAHGAHFGFDDYFPASAVSLGADFVVQSFHKTLPSYTQTAILHICTEKEKIIDKIRRQFNLLETSSPSYIFLAGMENSLNLIKDYGKELFEAYKQRLISFRKNAASLKNIRIYSPVNAFNYDFGKIVITAGDNIGSKLYRYLYDEHHLVMEMKSKDYVIAMTSIFDTDDGFYRLLKALTELDRDETFFTLDNKANFDYTLMDRRWKTLPERKYIPYEAVKKADTCGKYKVSLDTSQGFISADYVYFYPPGIPLLVPGEVIGEDVIHHIKAARLAGIEVYGGIDGNGIFVCADGQECDRQG; from the coding sequence ATGAGTATATATAATGAACTTAAAAATCATAGCGGAAGTGACTTTTACCCCTTTCATATGCCGGGGCATAAGAGAAATACTAAGCTTATAAAAAGATACGGACTTTGGGATGAATGCCTTACTCCCTATGATATCGACATCACGGAAATAGATAACTTCGACAATCTTCATAACCCGGAAGGGATAATAAAGGAGGCAGAGAGGCTGGCTTCAGGGCTTTACGGAGCAAGGGAGAGTATATACTCTGTAAATGGAAGTACAGGAGCCATACTAGCTGTGCTTGGCCTTATACATAGGGGAGAAGCAGTGCTTATGGCAAGAAACTGTCATAAGTCAGTCTATCACGGAATTGAACTCTATGGACTTGTTCCCTACTACCTTGAAGGAGAGACAGACAGCCTTGGTATATATCAAAGCATAAGCCCTAAGGAAGTGGAGGAGGCCTTAAGAACATCTGCCTTTCGCCTTGAAGATTTAGACAAAGAGGGAAATGCTGAAAATCCGAATAATTCAGGGATTAAGCTTGTTGTAATTACTTCTCCAACCTATGAAGGAGTTGTATCTGACATAGCGGATATAGCAGATATCTGCCACAGATATGGTGCTTTTCTCCTTGTGGATGAGGCTCACGGAGCTCACTTTGGATTTGATGACTACTTTCCTGCATCTGCCGTAAGCCTTGGGGCAGACTTTGTAGTCCAAAGCTTTCATAAAACCCTGCCGTCCTATACTCAGACTGCTATACTTCACATTTGTACTGAAAAAGAGAAGATTATAGATAAAATACGAAGACAGTTTAACCTGCTTGAAACCTCAAGTCCTTCCTACATTTTTCTTGCAGGCATGGAAAACTCACTAAATCTTATCAAAGACTATGGGAAAGAATTATTTGAAGCCTATAAGCAAAGACTAATTAGTTTTAGAAAAAATGCAGCCTCGCTTAAGAATATAAGGATTTATTCACCGGTAAATGCCTTTAACTATGACTTTGGTAAGATAGTTATAACTGCGGGGGATAATATTGGCTCTAAACTTTACCGATATCTATACGATGAACATCATCTTGTTATGGAAATGAAGTCGAAGGACTATGTGATTGCCATGACGAGTATTTTCGATACTGATGACGGGTTTTATAGATTATTAAAGGCACTTACGGAGCTTGACAGGGATGAAACATTCTTTACACTTGATAATAAAGCAAATTTTGATTATACTTTAATGGACAGAAGATGGAAAACTTTGCCTGAAAGAAAATATATTCCTTACGAGGCTGTGAAAAAAGCTGACACCTGTGGTAAGTACAAGGTATCACTTGATACGTCACAAGGCTTTATTTCAGCAGATTATGTATATTTCTATCCGCCGGGGATTCCTCTTTTGGTGCCTGGTGAGGTGATTGGAGAGGATGTTATTCATCATATAAAGGCTGCAAGGCTTGCCGGTATAGAGGTGTATGGAGGAATAGACGGAAATGGGATATTTGTATGTGCTGATGGGCAAGAGTGCGACAGGCAAGGATAG
- a CDS encoding DNA polymerase III subunit: protein MNTNILGRESLVEYLNTAASKEEFSHAYIFEGEKGMGKLFIAKEFAKLILCAGKETEEERQIVRKQVENGNSPDIIYIEPDKPTVISVEEIRTKLVGTSDIFPYGKYKVYIVKEAEKMNEQAQNALLKTIEEPPEYVIIILLSANKERLLPTIRSRCVTLDVKPIDTAKIKQYLIDNYSIVDYVAETAAKFSAGNVGRAVRYASSEDFLEMKGVVVRILRNLDKDSIADEIAGIMHLEGYKKEIKDCIDLMILWFRDLLVLKATGDANRVLFREEYKYLNEQIAKREYNSIERAIESMEKTKKRLDANVRFDTALEIMFMYMKDK from the coding sequence ATGAATACAAATATTTTGGGAAGGGAAAGCCTTGTAGAATACTTGAATACGGCGGCTTCTAAGGAAGAATTTTCACATGCCTATATCTTTGAAGGTGAAAAAGGTATGGGAAAGCTCTTTATAGCAAAGGAGTTTGCCAAGCTGATTCTATGTGCCGGGAAGGAAACTGAGGAGGAGAGGCAGATTGTCCGCAAACAGGTAGAAAATGGCAACAGCCCTGACATTATCTACATAGAGCCCGACAAACCTACAGTCATAAGTGTAGAAGAGATACGTACCAAGCTTGTGGGAACAAGCGATATCTTCCCTTATGGCAAATACAAGGTATACATAGTTAAAGAGGCTGAGAAGATGAATGAGCAGGCTCAAAATGCTCTGCTTAAGACTATAGAGGAGCCGCCTGAATATGTTATAATTATTCTGCTCTCAGCCAATAAAGAGAGACTTTTACCTACAATCAGGTCCAGATGTGTGACCCTTGATGTGAAGCCTATTGATACAGCAAAGATAAAACAGTATCTAATAGATAATTACAGTATAGTTGACTATGTAGCTGAGACCGCAGCTAAGTTCTCTGCGGGCAATGTAGGCAGGGCGGTAAGATATGCAAGCAGCGAAGACTTCCTTGAGATGAAAGGCGTAGTTGTAAGGATACTAAGGAATCTTGACAAGGACAGCATAGCTGATGAGATAGCTGGAATAATGCACCTTGAAGGCTATAAGAAGGAAATAAAAGATTGTATAGACCTTATGATACTTTGGTTTAGGGACTTGCTTGTACTAAAGGCTACAGGAGATGCGAACAGGGTGTTGTTTAGAGAAGAATATAAGTACTTAAATGAACAGATAGCAAAGCGTGAATATAACTCGATAGAAAGAGCCATAGAAAGCATGGAGAAGACCAAAAAGCGCTTAGATGCAAATGTAAGGTTTGATACCGCTCTTGAGATTATGTTTATGTATATGAAGGATAAATAG
- a CDS encoding guanylate kinase — MGYLYVLMGKSATGKDSIYRKLLKDVRLGLRKFVIYTTRPMRIREVNGLEYNFVTEAELKVLRKEGKVIEERCFNTIDGPWYYFTVNDGSMDLSQADYICINTLAGYNQIKSYFGEDKVRPVYIEVSDVELIKRAIRREEKQKQPNVAEICRRFLSDNADFSEENLISSGIDKKYRFQNNNLNICTKEITAFIKEN; from the coding sequence ATGGGATATTTGTATGTGCTGATGGGCAAGAGTGCGACAGGCAAGGATAGCATATATCGAAAGCTCTTGAAAGACGTGAGGCTTGGTTTAAGAAAGTTTGTTATCTACACCACAAGGCCTATGCGCATAAGAGAAGTAAACGGATTAGAGTACAACTTTGTGACTGAGGCCGAACTTAAAGTGCTTAGAAAAGAAGGAAAGGTTATAGAAGAGCGCTGCTTTAACACTATAGACGGCCCTTGGTACTACTTTACGGTGAATGACGGCAGTATGGACCTCTCACAGGCTGACTACATATGCATCAATACTCTTGCAGGTTATAATCAGATAAAAAGCTATTTTGGAGAGGATAAAGTAAGACCTGTTTACATAGAGGTTTCTGACGTTGAACTTATAAAAAGAGCCATAAGGCGTGAAGAAAAGCAGAAACAGCCCAATGTAGCCGAGATTTGTAGAAGATTCCTATCCGATAATGCTGACTTTAGTGAGGAGAATCTCATAAGCTCCGGTATTGATAAAAAATACAGATTTCAAAATAATAATTTGAATATCTGCACTAAGGAAATAACTGCTTTTATAAAGGAAAACTGA
- a CDS encoding tRNA1(Val) (adenine(37)-N6)-methyltransferase: MEFELKDRERLDDLEISGLHIIQSPDKFCFGMDAVLLSGFAYAKKGSRVIDLGTGTAILPLLLWAKTEGEHFTGLEIQAESADMARRSVKGNEISNIDIVEGDIKAVEDLFKRNSFDVVTSNPPYVISEHGIANPDAPKQIARHEILCNLEDVVKAASYLLKANGRFFMVHRPFRLPEIFENLRKYRLEPKRMRLVHPQIDKEPNMVLIEAVKYGNPRLTIEKPLIVYDENKKYTEEMMRDYRY, translated from the coding sequence ATGGAATTTGAACTTAAGGACAGAGAAAGACTGGATGACCTTGAGATAAGCGGACTTCATATTATACAATCGCCTGATAAGTTCTGCTTTGGTATGGATGCAGTACTTTTATCAGGCTTTGCTTATGCCAAAAAGGGAAGTAGGGTTATAGATCTGGGTACAGGTACAGCCATCCTCCCTCTTCTTCTGTGGGCAAAGACAGAGGGAGAGCACTTTACAGGCCTTGAGATACAGGCAGAAAGTGCAGATATGGCAAGGCGGAGCGTAAAAGGTAATGAGATTAGCAATATAGACATAGTGGAAGGCGATATCAAGGCTGTAGAGGACTTATTTAAGAGGAATAGCTTTGATGTGGTTACCTCAAACCCGCCCTACGTGATAAGTGAGCACGGAATAGCCAACCCTGATGCGCCTAAGCAGATTGCAAGACACGAGATTCTATGCAACTTAGAAGATGTGGTTAAGGCTGCTTCCTATTTGCTTAAGGCTAACGGAAGATTTTTCATGGTGCATAGGCCTTTTAGACTGCCTGAAATATTTGAAAATCTTAGAAAGTACAGGCTTGAACCAAAGAGGATGAGGCTTGTACATCCGCAGATTGACAAAGAGCCCAATATGGTACTTATAGAGGCTGTAAAATACGGCAATCCAAGACTTACAATAGAGAAGCCACTTATTGTATATGATGAAAATAAGAAATATACCGAAGAAATGATGAGGGATTACAGGTACTAG